The stretch of DNA GATTTTGAAAAAGCAAGGCGTAAACTGGCGCCGAATCCAAAGGACAAAGGAGAATACCGTGGCAATCACTGCAAGTATGGTAAAAGAATTGAAAGAATTAACTGGCGCTGGAATGATGGACTGTAAAGCTGCGCTGGAAGCATGCGATAGCGATTTTGAACAAGCAAAAGACTGGCTGCGGAAAAAGGGAATCGCCTCGGCAGCTAAGAAATCCGGTCGAACAGCCGCTGATGGTATCATCGAAGCGCGCCATTACGACAACGGCAGTCGGGCAGCGATGGTGGAAGTGAATTGTGAAACCGATTTTGTCGCCAAGACCGAAGATTTCA from bacterium encodes:
- the tsf gene encoding translation elongation factor Ts, translating into MVKELKELTGAGMMDCKAALEACDSDFEQAKDWLRKKGIASAAKKSGRTAADGIIEARHYDNGSRAAMVEVNCETDFVAKTEDF